Below is a genomic region from Amycolatopsis sp. 195334CR.
TCCGGCCCCTTCCGCCTGGTCGACACCCCTGTCGCCTGCGGGCACCATGCGGGAGAACGGCGTTCCGGTCAACCGCCCGAATCGGGCGGATAGCTCATCACCAGCAGCGCGCGGCCGCCGTCCGGCCCGGCGGCGTAGACGTGCGACGCGGCGCCGTCGAAGTGCGCGGTGTCGCCCGGTGCGAGGTCGAGGAGGTGCCCGGCGGGACCGCAGCTCACCGTGCCTTCGACGCAGTGGACGAGCTCCCGCGTGCCCGGATCGTGCGGGTCGCTTTCGAACCGCGAGCCGGGCGGCAGCACCAGTTCGAAGACCTCGGTGCGGTGGTGGCTGTGGTCGGTCTGCAGCAGCCGTCCGCGCATGCCGCCGGTGGACTCGACGATCGTGCCCTCGCCGGCGCGCTGGAGCCGGGCGGGCGCGGCGCCGGACCGCTCGATCAACTGCCCGACGCTGAGCCCGAGCGCGTGCCCCAGTTGCCACAGCGTTTCCAGGGACGGATTGCCTTCGCCCGCCTCGATCCGGGCGAGGCTGGTCTTGGACAGGCCGGTGAGCCTGCTCAGTTCGCCGAGCGACTGGTTGTGCGCCTTGCGGTGGCCGCGCACCGTCTCGGCGAGGTGCCGCGCGGCGGCGGCCGACGTTGACCGGGTATCCATCGTTCCCTAGATTGGACGTATCGTAACTTCTGTGTGACGCAGTCTAGCGCGAAGGAGCGCCGATGCACGACGCGATCCGGGCTTGGCTCGAGCCGCGTGCCGACGAGATGGCGGACCTGCTTGCCGACCTGGTCGCGGTCGAGACGGAGAACCCGCCGGGCCGTGACCTCGGTACCTGCGCGCGGGTCCTGCGTGACGCGATGGCGCGCCTGGGGCTGGCGCCCGAGGTCATCGAGCTGCCGCCGTCGGGGGAGCTGGCGGAACCGGCCGTGGTGCGCGGGACCGCGGGCGCGGGGGAGAAGCTGCTGTACTTCCACGGCCACTTCGACGTCGTCCCGGTGCAGGACCGCGGTCAGTTCACCCTCGTCCGCCGGGACGGGAAGCTGATCGGCCGGGGCACCGCGGACATGAAGGGCGGCCTGGTCAGCATGCTCTACGGCGCCGCGGCGGCGCGTGAGCTGGGCTTGCTCGGCGACGGCCGGATCGTGCTGCACCTGGTGTGCGACGAGGAAACCGGCAGCGTCGCGGGGGCCGGGTACCTGCGCGAGGCGGGGCTGATCGACCCGGCCGCGGTGGCCATGGTGACCGCCGAACCGAGCGGCGGCCGGATCTGGCACGAGGCCTGCGGGGCGATCTCGCTGCGGGTCGACGTCCGGGGCCGCGAGGCACACGTCGGCCAGGCGAACACCGGGGTGAACGCGTTCGCGCACCTGCTCCACGTGGCCCGGCCGGTCGAGGCGTACGCGGTGGAGCTGGCCGCGCGGGACTCCATGGTCGTGGTCGGCGGGCAGGCCGGCGGCGGGGCCAGCTTCAACGTGGTGCCGGGCTCGGCGTTCTTCACCGTCGACAGCCGGTACCAGCCGGAGGAGGACCTCGACGCGGAGTTGAAGCGCCTGACCGGGCTCATCGAATCCGCCGCCGCGGAGATCGGTGCCGATGTGTCGGTCGAGGTGACCCAGTTCCAGCCAGCCGCGGGCACCTCGCGGGCGCACCCGGCGGCGGTCGCGCTGGCGCGGTGCGTCAGCGAGGTCGAGGGCGCACCGGCGCGGTTCGACCGGTGCGAGGGCATCCTGGACATCCGGTGGTACGCCCAGCTCGGCATCCCGGCGTTCGCCTACGGTGCCGGGCGCCTGGACGTGTCGCACGGCCCCGCCGAGTACGTCGACGAGGCCGCGCTGCACCGGTGCGCCGCCGTCTACGCGTCCTACGCGGCGACGGTGCTCAGCCGCTGACCGCCTGGATCGCCGGGATCCGGATGGCGCGGCGGGCCGCGCCGAGAACGGTGCCGAGGGTCAGCAGCGCGGCGATCGCGACGATCACCCCGTAGATCAGCGGGCTCTGGTCGGGGATCACCGAACCCGTGCGCAGGATGCTGTACGGCACGATGGCGGCCACCGCGGCGAGCGAGCCGAACAGGATGCCGGTCACCGCCAGCAGCGTGCCCTCCACGCTCACCATGCCCAGTACCTGCGGCGGCGTCGAGCCGGCGAGGCGTTGCGTGCCGAACTCCGCGCGGCGGTGGGTGATCGCCGCGGCCAGGGTGTTGATCACCATCACCGCGGCGAACAACGCGATCATGCCGACCACGACGAAGTTCAGTGTCTCGATGCTCTGGTGCTCCGGCGCCCGCACCACGTTCGCCGAGTTCTCGATCGCTTGCAGGTACAGGGTTCCGGTGGCGATGCCGGTGAACAGGATGACCGCGATCAGGCCGTCGGCGAACTGCCGGGTCCGCTGGCGGACGGTGAGCACGGTCAGGTAGCCGCCGACGCCGGTCAGCGTGCGCACGGGGGTGCCGACCACGGCCAGTACCGCGCGGGCCAGCGCGGGCGAGAGGACCGCGAGCCCGATCGAAGACAGGATCACCGCCTGCCCGGCGACGGCCATCACCTCCAGGCCGCCGTCCTTGAACACCGTCGCGGTCAGCACCCCGCAGTTCAGCCCGGCCAGCAGGAGCAGCACCCCGAGCACGACCCGTTTCCGGCTCATGCGCGGGTTCGCGGTCACCGCGAGCATCGCCTGGCGCGCGGACACCACGGCCGCGCGGCGGGCCGCCACCACCGCGGCGAGCACGGCCGCGGTGAGCGTGATGCCGAGCCCGATGGTCAGCGCCAGTACGCCGAACCGGTGCTCCGCGCCGGGCGCGACCTGACCGGTGTCGATCAGCAGGCGCAGCAGGACTTCGCCGCTGAACGCCGCGGGCACGATCGCCAGCAATCCGGCCACCGCGGCGATCACCGCCGTTTCCCCGGCGATGAGCCGCACGGTTTGCGCGGGGGTGGCGCCGATGCTGCGCAGCAGCGCCATTTCCCGGTTTCGCTGGCGCACCAGGAGGGTGAGCGTGGAACCGACGGCGAAGGCGACGATGATCAGGCCCCAGCCGCCGACCACCGCGGCGACCAGGTTCAGCGTGCGGGCCGAGGTTTCGTCGACGCCGGCGGCGGTGTCCATCATGGACGCGAAGGTCATCAGGATGAAGGCGCCGAGGAACAGCGCGAGGAAGCTGGCGACGAAGCCGCCGGTGCGGTAGCGGAGTGAGCGCAGGGCGAGGAAGAACACGGCTCACTCACCCGCCGCGATGGTGTGCCGGCGGGCGCCCAGGTGGGTCATCAACTCGGCGACGTCCTTCGCGCTGGGGCGGTGCAGGTGGTCGACGATCCGGCCGTCGGCGAGGAACACGACCGAATCGGCGTAGGCGGCGGCGACCGGGTCGTGGGTGACCATGACCACGGTCTGGCCCAGGACGTGCACGGCGTCGGCGAGCAGGGCGAGCACCTCGCTGGCGGTGTGGGTGTCGAGCGCGCCGGTCGGCTCGTCGGCGAAGATCAGGTGGGGGCGGGCAACGAGGGCGCGCGCGATCGCGACGCGTTGCTGTTGGCCGCCGGACAGTTCGGGCGGGCGGTGGTCCAGGCGGTCGCCGAGTCCGGTGCGCACCAGCACTTCCCGGACGAAGGTGTCGTCGATCTTCTTGCCCGCCAGGCGAAGGGGGAGCGTGGTGTTCTGCCAGACGGTGAGCGTGGGCAGGAGGTTGAACTGCTGGAACACGAAGCCGACGCGGGACCGGCGGAACTTCGTCATGGCGGTCTCGGTGCCGTGGGTGAGCGGGGTGCCGTCGATGAACACCTCGCCGCCGCTGGGCTGGTCGAGCCCGGCCGCGCAGTGGAGGAGCGTGCTCTTGCCCGAGCCGGAGGGGCCCATCACCGCGGTGAAGGTCGCGGGGGCCAGGGTGAGCGTGGCGTTGCGTAAGGCGTGCACGGGGTTTTCGGGTGTGCCATAGGTTCTGCTCACCCCGACGAGCCGAAGCGCCGGTCTTTGGTCCATCGTGCTGCCCCTCCCACTTGGATGCGGCAACGCTACGAAGGGCGGGAGGTGGCGGCCATGGGGCGTTCCCCCGTGCGCACGGTGAGGACAGCCCTACCGGGGCCCGGTTCGGGTGGCGCGGCTTTGGTGGCGCATGGTTCGGTGGGGCGTAGTTCGGTGGGCGTGGTTGAGTGGCTTAGTGGACAAGTGGCTCAGCCACTAGACCACTGAGCCACCTGGCCACCCAGCCACTGAACCAGCGGGCCACTGAACCAGTGGGCCAGTGGGCTACCGGACACTGTGGCCTCCGAGCCTCCGAGCTCCCGGGGCTGCTCGGCGGGCGTCGGGTGGGTTAGTCGTGGGAGGTGCAATGGGCGCGGGGGCACCTGGGCACCGCCGGTGGTTTCGGCGCCTCTGGCCGGGTCGTGCCGTGGCCACCTGGCGTGCGCGGGTGGCGTGCCCGCTGCCGGTCAGTGGCGGTTGCGGGTGAACTCGGCGATCTTGCTGCGCCGGACCGTGCCCAGGTGATCGGCCATGGCCTGGTCGGCGGCCGCCGGGTCGCGGCGGCGCAGGGCGGTGACGATGTCCCGGTGCTGCCGCTGCCCCAGCGCGATCTCCTCCGTGTTGTGCTGGTGCATCAGCGGGTTGTAGATCCGCTGCACATCCAGCACCTGTTCCAGCAGGCGCGACATCGTCCGGTTGTTGCCACACGCGCGCAAAGCTTCGTGCCACGCCACGTTCAGCGGGCGGATTCGCGCCCGGATGTCCGCCGCGGCCGGCTCGTCCGCTGCCCACAGCTCCCGGATCAGCTGGTCCAGCTCATCGGTCAGGTCTTCGAGCCGGGCCAGCTGCAACTCCCCGGCGGCGGTGGCGGCCCGTTCGGTGATCGCCCGCTCCAGCACGATCCGGGTGTCGAACACCTCCAGGATCTCCTCCGGCGTCAGCTCGTGCACCACATAACCCCGCGTGCGCCGGGTGATCAGGCCCTCCTGGGCCAGCCGGGCGAGCGCCTCGCGCACCGGCGTCCGCGAGACGCCGAGGCGTTGCGAGAGCGGGGTTTCCATCAGCACGGACCCCGGCGGCAGCTCACGCTCGAGGATCATGCCGCGCAGCCGCTGGTACTGCGCGCTCGCGGTGTCATCTGGTCGCATCATGGACAAAAGCGTATACGTTCCGCCGCCTGATGCGTGGTCAAAGCGGCATTTTCCCCGGTGTCCACATACCGGAATGGATACACAAGTCGTTGACATGAACACACTCGCCGACCAAGACTCGATCACACGCGAGCCAGCCGGCCGCGGTCAGCCGAGTGACGGAGCGCGCCATGCCAACACCCCGCCGGACCGGACTGCTGGCCGGGCAGCTCGCCCTGCTCGCCGGGGTCCTGGTGCTCTGCGAAGCGCTGGTCCGCGGCGGCGTGGTGTCGAGCCTGTACCTGCCCGCGCCCACCGACGTCTTCGGTGAACTGACCGGTCTGCTCGCCGGCGACGACGGCTTCTACGGCAACCTCGCGGTGACCCTGCAGGAGTTCCTCGCCGGTTACCTGCTCGCCGTGGCCGCGGGCATCCTCTTCGGTCTCTTCCTGGCACTGGTCCCGCTCGCCGAGGAGTTCTTCCGCCCGTTCCTCGCCGCGCTGATGGCGGTGCCCAAGGTGACCGTGATCCCGCTGCTGACCCTGTGGTTCGGCCTCGGCCTCGGCCACAAGGTGATCATCGTCTTCCTGTTCTGCTTCTTCCCGATCGTCTACAACACCATCGCCGGGGTGAAGCAGACCGCGGCCGAACACCTCAAGGTGGCGCGCTCCTTCCGCGCCAGCCGGGTGCAGGTGATCACCAAGGTGGTGCTCCCCTCGGCCGTCCCGACCATCTTCGCCGCGCTGCGGGTCGAGGCGGCCGCGGCGCTGGTCGGCGCGATCTTCGGCGAGATGGTCGCGTCGAAGGCGGGACTGGGCAACGGATTGACCGAGGCCACCTCGCTCTACGACACACCGAAGGCGTTCGCCCTGATCATCCTCATCACCCTCGTCTCGGTCGTCGGCGTCACGCTGATCGACCAGCTGGAACGACGGGTGTTCCTCAAGTGGCGGCTCCGGCAGACCCGGTTGCGCTGAGCGCTTTCCCCGAACCAGGAGGCATTCCCGACATGTTCCGCACGACGAAAAAACTGGCCGCGGGCGCACTGGCGGCGGCGCTGGTGCTCACCGGCTGCGCGGCGGACGTCGAGCGCACCGCCGACGGTCTGGTCAAGCTCACCTACGCCTCCTTCGCCGGTCCGAGCGGCCTGCCCGCGAAATTCGGCAAGGAGAAGGGTTTCTTCGCCGAGGAGGGCCTCGACGTGACCTTCGTCGAGGCGCAGGACCCGGTGGGCCTGGTCAGCAGCGGCGACGTCCAGATCGCCGACTCCGACACCACCTCCGCGGTGATCGCCGCCGGGAAGTCCGCGCCGATCCGGATCGTGTCCTCGATGTACCGGACGAAGGGGCCGTTCTACCTCATCGGCGGCCCGAATGCGAAGACGCTGGCCGACCTCAAGGGCAAGAAGATCGGCATCGGCCGCAAGGGCTCCGGCATGGAGGTCTACACGCGGTACATCCTGAAGCAGAACGGGATCAGCGAGTCCGAGGTGACGCTCATCCCCACCGGCGCCTACCAACCCGCCTACGCCGCACTGGAAAGCGGCCAGGTGGACGCGACGATCATCCACGAGCCGTTCGTCTCGCTCGCTGAGTCCACCGGCGTCGGCACGCTGCTCGCCAAGGGCTGGGACTACCTGCCGAACTTCCACACCGGCGTCGAGATCACCTCGGCCCAGTTCGCCCAGCAGAACCCCGACGTGGTCAAGAAGTTCCTCAAGGCGTACTTCCGGTCCGCGGTCTACGCCAAGCAGAACCAGGCCGAGTTCCGCGACTACGCCGTCTCACAGATCAAGGTACCCGCCGAGGTCGAGGACAACGCGCTGCGCCGCGAGGACCCGATCTGGGAGAACCGCCCCGAAGTGGACACGAACGCGTTGCGCGAAACCCAGGAGATCCAGCGGGAACTGGGTTTCCAGGACACCGTGTACGACACCACCGACGTGGTCGACAGTTCGTTCCTGCCGAGTGCGGAGGAGTTGCGTTGAGCGGGTTCGCGGTCTCCGGCGTCACCAAGACCTTCGACGACACACCCGCGCTCGACGGCATCGACCTCACCGTCGACGAGGGCGAGTTCGTGGTGCTGCTCGGGCGCAGCGGGTGCGGCAAGAGCACGATGCTGGAAATCATGGCCGGGCTCCAACCGGCCACCGAAGGCACGGTCCGGCTGGCGGACAGGGAGATCACCGGCCCGGACGACCGCATCGGCGTGGTGTTCCAGGACCCGTCGCTCTTCCCGTGGCGCACCGTTGCCCGCAACGTCGAACTCGGCCTCGAACTGGCCGGAATGCCCAAGGCGCAACGGCGCACCGTCGCCCGCGAGCACCTGGAACTGGTCGGCCTGCCCGACGCGGGCAGCCGGTACCCGAGGCAGCTCTCCGGCGGGATGCGCCAGCGCGTCGGCATCGCCAGGGCGCTGGCGACGCGGCCCGAGGTGCTGCTGATGGACGAGCCGTTCGGCGCGGTCGACCACCTCACCCGGTTGCAGTTGCAGCGGGACCTGCTCCGCCTGTGGTCCGACGACCGGCGCACGGTCGTCTTCGTCACGCATGACGTCGCCGAGGCGCTCGTGCTCGCCGACCGCATCGTGCTGCTGACCCCGGGACCGGGTCGCATCGCGCGGACGTGGGAGCTGACCGAGCCGAGACCGCGTGCGCTCGACGACCCGGCGCTCGCGGCACTGCGCCAGGAGATCTACGCCCACATCGAAGGAACACAGGAGCAGCACGCACCATGAGCACCCCCAGGCAGCCCTATCCCGGCCTCCGGCAGCGGCGGCAGCGGGAGCTGGCGGAGGAACTCGCCGCGACCCCCGCGGCCACCTCACCGCACACCGGCGCACCCGCCGAGACGATCGGCCGGCTCACCGACCGGCTCGGTGAACTCCGCGACGACCTCACCGCGTTGTCGCTGGACCTCCACGCCCACCCCGAACTCGCCTACGCCGAACACCACGCGGCGGCGGCGATCGCGAAACTGGTGCGGGAACACGGAATCCCCGCGGAGGTAGGTGCCTACGGCCTCCCGACGGCGATCCGTGCGGTCGCCGGGAAGGGCGGGCCGCGCATCGGCGTGGTCGCCGAATACGACGCGCTGCCCGGCATCGGGCACGCCTGCGGCCACAACATCATCGCCGCCAGCGCGGTCGGTGCTTTCCTCGCCCTGGCGCACGTTCTGGACGAAGGCACGGTCGAGCTGATCGGCACGCCCGCCGAGGAAGGGGGCGGCGGCAAGCAGCGGATCCTCGACGCGGGCGGGTTCGACGAGATCGACTTCGCGCTGATGGTCCACCCCGGCAACATCGACGTCGCGGGCAGCCGGTCGCTGGGGTTCCGGCAGGTGGCCGTCACCTACCGCGGCCTGGCCGCGCATTCGGCCACCGGCCCGCACTGGGGCGTCAACGCACTCGACGCCGTGGTCACCGCGTACAACGGAATTTCCCAGCTGCGCCAGCACATCCTGCCCTCGGACAAGGTGCACGGCATCATCACCGACGGCGGGCAGGCGCCCAACGTGGTGCCGGAAACCGCGTCGGCGGTGTTCTATGTGCGCTCGCTCGCCCTGGACACCCTCGCCGACCTGCACACCAGGGTCGACGCGATCCTGCACGCGGCGGCGAGCGCGACCGGCACGGTGGC
It encodes:
- a CDS encoding GntR family transcriptional regulator → MMRPDDTASAQYQRLRGMILERELPPGSVLMETPLSQRLGVSRTPVREALARLAQEGLITRRTRGYVVHELTPEEILEVFDTRIVLERAITERAATAAGELQLARLEDLTDELDQLIRELWAADEPAAADIRARIRPLNVAWHEALRACGNNRTMSRLLEQVLDVQRIYNPLMHQHNTEEIALGQRQHRDIVTALRRRDPAAADQAMADHLGTVRRSKIAEFTRNRH
- a CDS encoding M20/M25/M40 family metallo-hydrolase, with translation MHDAIRAWLEPRADEMADLLADLVAVETENPPGRDLGTCARVLRDAMARLGLAPEVIELPPSGELAEPAVVRGTAGAGEKLLYFHGHFDVVPVQDRGQFTLVRRDGKLIGRGTADMKGGLVSMLYGAAAARELGLLGDGRIVLHLVCDEETGSVAGAGYLREAGLIDPAAVAMVTAEPSGGRIWHEACGAISLRVDVRGREAHVGQANTGVNAFAHLLHVARPVEAYAVELAARDSMVVVGGQAGGGASFNVVPGSAFFTVDSRYQPEEDLDAELKRLTGLIESAAAEIGADVSVEVTQFQPAAGTSRAHPAAVALARCVSEVEGAPARFDRCEGILDIRWYAQLGIPAFAYGAGRLDVSHGPAEYVDEAALHRCAAVYASYAATVLSR
- a CDS encoding ABC transporter substrate-binding protein, which gives rise to MFRTTKKLAAGALAAALVLTGCAADVERTADGLVKLTYASFAGPSGLPAKFGKEKGFFAEEGLDVTFVEAQDPVGLVSSGDVQIADSDTTSAVIAAGKSAPIRIVSSMYRTKGPFYLIGGPNAKTLADLKGKKIGIGRKGSGMEVYTRYILKQNGISESEVTLIPTGAYQPAYAALESGQVDATIIHEPFVSLAESTGVGTLLAKGWDYLPNFHTGVEITSAQFAQQNPDVVKKFLKAYFRSAVYAKQNQAEFRDYAVSQIKVPAEVEDNALRREDPIWENRPEVDTNALRETQEIQRELGFQDTVYDTTDVVDSSFLPSAEELR
- a CDS encoding helix-turn-helix domain-containing protein, whose translation is MDTRSTSAAAARHLAETVRGHRKAHNQSLGELSRLTGLSKTSLARIEAGEGNPSLETLWQLGHALGLSVGQLIERSGAAPARLQRAGEGTIVESTGGMRGRLLQTDHSHHRTEVFELVLPPGSRFESDPHDPGTRELVHCVEGTVSCGPAGHLLDLAPGDTAHFDGAASHVYAAGPDGGRALLVMSYPPDSGG
- a CDS encoding ABC transporter ATP-binding protein; the protein is MDQRPALRLVGVSRTYGTPENPVHALRNATLTLAPATFTAVMGPSGSGKSTLLHCAAGLDQPSGGEVFIDGTPLTHGTETAMTKFRRSRVGFVFQQFNLLPTLTVWQNTTLPLRLAGKKIDDTFVREVLVRTGLGDRLDHRPPELSGGQQQRVAIARALVARPHLIFADEPTGALDTHTASEVLALLADAVHVLGQTVVMVTHDPVAAAYADSVVFLADGRIVDHLHRPSAKDVAELMTHLGARRHTIAAGE
- a CDS encoding FtsX-like permease family protein — encoded protein: MFFLALRSLRYRTGGFVASFLALFLGAFILMTFASMMDTAAGVDETSARTLNLVAAVVGGWGLIIVAFAVGSTLTLLVRQRNREMALLRSIGATPAQTVRLIAGETAVIAAVAGLLAIVPAAFSGEVLLRLLIDTGQVAPGAEHRFGVLALTIGLGITLTAAVLAAVVAARRAAVVSARQAMLAVTANPRMSRKRVVLGVLLLLAGLNCGVLTATVFKDGGLEVMAVAGQAVILSSIGLAVLSPALARAVLAVVGTPVRTLTGVGGYLTVLTVRQRTRQFADGLIAVILFTGIATGTLYLQAIENSANVVRAPEHQSIETLNFVVVGMIALFAAVMVINTLAAAITHRRAEFGTQRLAGSTPPQVLGMVSVEGTLLAVTGILFGSLAAVAAIVPYSILRTGSVIPDQSPLIYGVIVAIAALLTLGTVLGAARRAIRIPAIQAVSG
- a CDS encoding ABC transporter permease; its protein translation is MPTPRRTGLLAGQLALLAGVLVLCEALVRGGVVSSLYLPAPTDVFGELTGLLAGDDGFYGNLAVTLQEFLAGYLLAVAAGILFGLFLALVPLAEEFFRPFLAALMAVPKVTVIPLLTLWFGLGLGHKVIIVFLFCFFPIVYNTIAGVKQTAAEHLKVARSFRASRVQVITKVVLPSAVPTIFAALRVEAAAALVGAIFGEMVASKAGLGNGLTEATSLYDTPKAFALIILITLVSVVGVTLIDQLERRVFLKWRLRQTRLR
- a CDS encoding ABC transporter ATP-binding protein — its product is MSGFAVSGVTKTFDDTPALDGIDLTVDEGEFVVLLGRSGCGKSTMLEIMAGLQPATEGTVRLADREITGPDDRIGVVFQDPSLFPWRTVARNVELGLELAGMPKAQRRTVAREHLELVGLPDAGSRYPRQLSGGMRQRVGIARALATRPEVLLMDEPFGAVDHLTRLQLQRDLLRLWSDDRRTVVFVTHDVAEALVLADRIVLLTPGPGRIARTWELTEPRPRALDDPALAALRQEIYAHIEGTQEQHAP
- a CDS encoding amidohydrolase gives rise to the protein MSTPRQPYPGLRQRRQRELAEELAATPAATSPHTGAPAETIGRLTDRLGELRDDLTALSLDLHAHPELAYAEHHAAAAIAKLVREHGIPAEVGAYGLPTAIRAVAGKGGPRIGVVAEYDALPGIGHACGHNIIAASAVGAFLALAHVLDEGTVELIGTPAEEGGGGKQRILDAGGFDEIDFALMVHPGNIDVAGSRSLGFRQVAVTYRGLAAHSATGPHWGVNALDAVVTAYNGISQLRQHILPSDKVHGIITDGGQAPNVVPETASAVFYVRSLALDTLADLHTRVDAILHAAASATGTVAEVSWDNAPAYLPLRANDVLEARYAVNLASRRKVLPASARPADEVASTDMGNVSVFVPSIHPIIAIAPRGVANHTAEFATHAAAETGVTAVHDAAAGIAATAADFLSDERLRADARAEFDRAGGRLRLADALGTPKGSAG